A stretch of Sulfurimonas xiamenensis DNA encodes these proteins:
- a CDS encoding MutS-related protein produces MRSSEIESLLNNKDKLLTQAYFDLQRYFEKKYGNDTVLFMEIGTFFEVYEVNNDEEQIGKAKEIAELLNIQLTKKNKNIIENSDKNPLLAGVPAVSFDRYLNRLIAEQKYTVIVVKQKGNPPKISRYVSQIVSPGTNFDYIIDNDDNYIVSILVDKFRGIYTVGYSAIDVTTGKTWLYESHGTSEDPAYALDELFNLLNTYRTSEVIVTFLDGVDDQRHVMHYLEIPEHYNYSVNNQRLKIEFQNRLFCEVYQIKSLLSAIEHLDLERNPMITESLAILIDFIIEHDIHIIQKLDYPKIIDNRRFMYLGNSALEQMGVVSKDKKEFTLLKMLDKSATAIGRRLLKERLLNPIMEKDELERRYDLIEKVSSHTRYLDEIMRGIYDLERLSRRLDLGKLHPFEMNHIYESMLSVKELIIYAKKHKIQKIPFHESEVDEFLRDITKSIDLDISRRFTNATIDENFLMGGVDEAIDTLVKENRIIFIAFEDIMNKIELILESANASSSNKLVTLGFLEKEGYYLSLSKNRFSMIESEFYKHNDFKDYMVKKLTNSVKITSNFTDKLSDQLMKNRRKIIALVKDRFIGLQSVYERRYSLLFDRIISYVADLDVGVSSSKVAQLYKHSRPKICDVESDENFIQIMQLRHPLIEIQSDSIYVPNDVIMGNRSYMDLPYPKTVMLDTASHNGHEINGVLLYGINSSGKSSLMKSIGLATLMAQAGFFVSASAMKFSLFDSLFTRIVSKDNLAKGLSTFAVEMLELKNIFNRATVRSLILGDEISHGTETLSGVAIVSSAIIKLANLRSIFLFATHLHQLSTMQEIKELKNVVDLHLSVKYDEQMDKLTFNRILQAGSGSSIYGLEFAKSLHMDSEFLETANRIRKRLANDFDELELLVKKKTSKYNKELYITKCVICGAVAEDVHHINHKSKADSSGFIGHFHKDVKHNLIPLCKKHHKEIHEQKIKVDGFVMTSNGLELKYKEQINNKEDKNQDNLKEFTLDNWD; encoded by the coding sequence AAATTGCTAACTCAAGCCTACTTTGATCTGCAAAGATATTTCGAAAAAAAATATGGTAATGATACTGTTCTTTTTATGGAAATAGGGACCTTTTTTGAAGTTTATGAAGTAAATAACGATGAAGAGCAGATAGGTAAAGCCAAAGAGATAGCTGAGCTTTTAAACATACAACTTACCAAAAAAAATAAAAACATAATAGAAAATAGTGATAAAAATCCCCTTTTAGCTGGAGTTCCTGCAGTATCTTTTGATAGATATTTAAACCGCCTTATAGCAGAACAAAAATATACTGTTATAGTTGTAAAACAAAAGGGAAATCCACCAAAAATAAGCAGATATGTTTCCCAAATTGTATCTCCTGGAACAAATTTTGATTATATAATTGATAATGACGACAATTATATAGTTTCAATTTTGGTGGATAAATTTAGAGGAATATATACAGTAGGTTATAGTGCCATAGATGTAACTACGGGTAAAACATGGCTTTATGAAAGTCATGGAACAAGTGAAGATCCTGCTTATGCTTTAGATGAACTCTTTAATCTTTTAAATACATATCGAACATCAGAAGTAATTGTTACATTTTTGGATGGAGTGGATGATCAAAGGCATGTAATGCACTATCTTGAAATTCCCGAGCATTATAACTACAGCGTAAATAATCAAAGATTAAAGATAGAGTTTCAAAATAGACTTTTTTGTGAAGTATATCAGATTAAGTCGCTGCTCTCTGCCATAGAGCATTTGGATTTGGAAAGAAATCCAATGATAACAGAATCGTTGGCAATTCTTATAGATTTTATTATTGAGCATGATATTCATATAATTCAAAAGTTGGATTATCCAAAGATAATAGACAATCGCCGTTTTATGTATCTGGGAAACAGCGCACTTGAACAGATGGGCGTAGTCTCAAAAGATAAAAAAGAGTTTACTCTTTTAAAAATGCTCGACAAGAGTGCAACGGCAATCGGCCGCAGACTTTTAAAAGAGAGACTTCTTAATCCTATTATGGAGAAAGATGAGCTTGAAAGAAGGTACGATTTAATTGAAAAAGTGTCATCGCATACAAGATATCTTGATGAGATAATGCGTGGGATATATGATTTGGAGAGATTGTCGCGTAGGCTTGATCTGGGCAAACTTCATCCATTTGAGATGAATCATATATATGAATCAATGTTAAGTGTAAAAGAGTTGATAATATATGCAAAAAAACATAAAATCCAAAAAATACCTTTTCACGAGAGTGAAGTTGATGAATTTTTAAGAGATATTACAAAGAGTATAGATTTAGATATCTCACGCCGTTTTACAAATGCAACGATTGATGAAAATTTTTTAATGGGCGGTGTTGATGAGGCTATTGATACTTTAGTGAAAGAAAATAGAATTATATTTATTGCGTTTGAAGATATTATGAATAAAATCGAGCTTATTTTAGAGAGTGCAAATGCAAGCAGTTCAAATAAATTGGTGACTCTTGGATTTTTGGAAAAAGAGGGATACTATCTCTCTCTTAGCAAAAATAGATTTTCGATGATAGAATCTGAGTTTTACAAGCACAATGATTTTAAAGATTATATGGTTAAAAAATTAACTAACAGTGTAAAAATAACATCAAATTTTACCGATAAATTATCGGATCAATTGATGAAAAATCGTCGTAAGATTATCGCATTGGTAAAAGATAGATTTATTGGGCTGCAAAGTGTTTATGAAAGAAGATATTCTCTTCTTTTTGACCGCATAATAAGCTATGTTGCTGATTTGGATGTAGGAGTGAGTTCATCAAAAGTTGCTCAGCTTTACAAACATTCAAGACCTAAAATTTGTGATGTAGAAAGTGATGAAAATTTTATTCAAATAATGCAGCTTCGTCATCCTCTTATCGAGATACAAAGTGACAGTATCTATGTGCCAAATGATGTTATTATGGGAAATCGCTCTTATATGGATCTGCCATATCCCAAAACTGTTATGTTGGACACAGCTTCGCATAACGGACACGAAATAAACGGCGTTTTGCTTTATGGCATAAACTCCAGCGGAAAATCATCTCTTATGAAAAGTATCGGACTTGCCACATTGATGGCTCAAGCAGGCTTTTTTGTAAGTGCTTCTGCTATGAAGTTTTCTCTTTTTGATTCTCTTTTTACAAGAATTGTTTCAAAAGACAATCTCGCTAAAGGATTATCAACATTTGCGGTTGAGATGCTGGAACTCAAAAATATATTTAACCGTGCTACGGTCCGCTCGCTTATTTTAGGAGATGAGATAAGTCATGGAACAGAGACGCTCTCCGGTGTTGCGATAGTTTCAAGTGCTATTATAAAACTGGCTAATCTTCGTTCTATATTTCTTTTTGCAACACATCTACATCAGCTTTCAACTATGCAGGAGATAAAAGAGTTAAAAAATGTTGTAGATCTTCACCTAAGTGTTAAGTATGATGAGCAGATGGACAAACTTACTTTCAATAGAATTCTTCAAGCAGGAAGCGGAAGCAGTATCTATGGGTTAGAGTTTGCAAAGTCACTTCATATGGACAGTGAATTTTTAGAAACTGCAAATAGGATTAGAAAGCGTCTTGCGAATGATTTTGATGAGCTAGAGCTTCTTGTAAAGAAGAAAACAAGCAAATATAATAAAGAGCTCTATATAACAAAATGTGTGATTTGTGGAGCGGTAGCTGAAGATGTACATCATATAAATCATAAATCAAAAGCAGACAGCAGCGGTTTTATAGGCCATTTTCATAAAGATGTAAAACACAACCTTATTCCTCTTTGTAAAAAACATCACAAAGAGATACATGAACAAAAGATAAAAGTAGATGGTTTTGTAATGACATCAAATGGATTAGAGTTAAAGTATAAAGAACAAATCAATAACAAAGAAGATAAAAATCAAGATAATTTAAAGGAGTTTACTTTAGATAATTGGGATTAA